In Niveispirillum cyanobacteriorum, the following proteins share a genomic window:
- a CDS encoding DUF4167 domain-containing protein has translation MRQGPNNQQRRRGRGGNGGGGNGGGNNGGGGNRRQNMPLRHQNFDSSGPDVRIRGNAFQVYEKYQALARDAHTSGDRVAAENYLQHAEHYYRIICQINEQEGRARQHVPRYDGDEGEGGDDGMADGDPGESDQPAA, from the coding sequence ATGAGACAGGGACCCAATAATCAGCAGCGGCGGCGTGGCCGCGGTGGCAATGGCGGTGGTGGTAACGGCGGTGGCAATAATGGTGGCGGCGGTAATCGCCGTCAGAACATGCCGCTGCGTCACCAGAATTTCGACAGCAGCGGCCCGGATGTCCGTATCCGTGGCAACGCCTTCCAGGTCTATGAAAAGTATCAGGCGTTGGCGCGTGATGCCCATACATCCGGCGACCGGGTGGCGGCGGAGAACTATCTCCAGCATGCCGAGCATTATTATCGCATCATCTGCCAGATCAACGAGCAGGAAGGCCGCGCCCGCCAGCATGTGCCGCGCTATGACGGCGACGAAGGCGAAGGCGGCGATGACGGCATGGCCGACGGCGATCCGGGCGAAAGCGACCAGCCGGCGGCGTGA
- the ribA gene encoding GTP cyclohydrolase II — MDSMVLEYASADHATPPDHAAQRAVDRALSELRRGEAVVITTEAGTALLAFAAEAVTTQALNHLAQLAGTAPSLVLTGQRAAALGLDVPLDRPVRVSPPAGLTADLVRDLSDPTRPPRTAKPTGAVSLEGGAEGAATILAKIARLLPAAIVADLPAGRGGMVDAAGFARRHDLLLVRAADIVDYRRRSARSLARVAEAAVPLEDAERTRIVAFRPTDGGPEHLAIVIGDPTPGQPVLARLHSECFTGDLLGSLRCDCGPQLRGAIREIAQAGQGIVLYLAQEGRGIGLMNKLRAYRLQDGGLDTVDANTVLGFDADERVYLPASTMLRQLGFTQVRLMTNNPDKMAQLAASGVEVVERVPHIFPANGHNEAYLRTKAEKSGHLF; from the coding sequence ATGGATAGCATGGTTCTGGAATACGCCTCCGCCGATCACGCCACCCCGCCGGACCACGCGGCCCAGCGGGCCGTGGATCGTGCCCTGTCCGAATTGCGGCGGGGTGAGGCGGTGGTGATCACGACAGAGGCCGGTACGGCCCTGCTGGCCTTCGCCGCAGAGGCGGTGACCACCCAGGCCCTGAACCATCTGGCCCAACTGGCGGGCACGGCCCCGTCCCTGGTTCTGACGGGACAGCGCGCGGCGGCGCTGGGCCTGGATGTGCCGCTGGACCGGCCTGTCCGCGTGTCTCCGCCCGCCGGCCTGACCGCCGATCTGGTGCGCGACCTGTCTGACCCGACGCGGCCCCCGCGCACGGCAAAACCCACCGGTGCTGTCAGCCTGGAGGGCGGGGCCGAAGGGGCGGCCACCATCCTGGCGAAGATCGCCCGCCTGCTGCCTGCCGCCATTGTCGCCGACCTGCCCGCCGGACGTGGTGGCATGGTCGATGCCGCCGGCTTTGCCCGCCGCCATGACCTGTTGCTGGTCCGCGCCGCCGACATTGTCGATTACCGCCGCCGCTCCGCCCGCAGTCTGGCCCGCGTGGCAGAAGCGGCGGTGCCGCTGGAAGATGCCGAACGCACCCGTATCGTGGCTTTCCGCCCCACCGATGGCGGGCCTGAACATCTGGCCATCGTCATCGGCGACCCGACACCGGGACAGCCGGTCCTGGCTCGCCTGCATTCGGAATGTTTCACGGGCGACCTTCTGGGCTCGCTGCGCTGTGATTGCGGTCCGCAATTGCGCGGGGCCATCCGGGAAATCGCGCAGGCCGGACAGGGCATCGTGCTGTATCTGGCACAGGAAGGGCGCGGCATCGGCCTGATGAACAAGCTGCGCGCCTACCGGCTGCAGGATGGCGGGTTGGATACGGTGGACGCCAACACCGTGCTGGGCTTTGACGCCGATGAACGCGTCTATCTGCCGGCCTCCACCATGCTGCGCCAACTGGGCTTCACCCAGGTGCGGCTGATGACCAACAATCCCGACAAGATGGCGCAACTGGCCGCCAGTGGCGTGGAGGTGGTGGAACGTGTCCCCCACATCTTCCCCGCCAACGGCCATAACGAGGCCTATCTGCGCACCAAGGCGGAAAAGTCGGGGCATTTGTTCTGA
- a CDS encoding CDP-alcohol phosphatidyltransferase family protein — MELTATPPPTSPLPLRRPVLTHLLAAVCALLAVALPLGPALDLPGTYAVFCLLAFMPAAWFALTRLDLHRAPEWGHANRVTLLRSVLLALVGGSLPFVHDLDAMPAWVLSVIAVTALVLDGVDGWLARRQGLCSPYGARFDMEMDTVAILYLCLLLWLSGEVGEWVLLAGLLRPLFVVAGRVWPWLDNPLPFSQRRRLICMVQVGVLAVCATPLLGPPLTGVAVGAALALLLFSFTVDTVWLHSHRHDGGGTNNG; from the coding sequence ATGGAACTGACCGCTACCCCACCCCCGACATCCCCTTTGCCTCTGCGCCGGCCCGTGCTGACGCATTTGCTGGCGGCTGTTTGCGCGCTGCTGGCGGTGGCGCTGCCGCTGGGGCCGGCGCTGGATTTGCCGGGAACTTATGCGGTCTTCTGCCTGTTGGCCTTTATGCCAGCCGCCTGGTTCGCGCTGACGCGGCTGGATCTGCACCGGGCACCCGAATGGGGGCACGCCAACCGGGTCACGCTGTTGCGGTCGGTCCTGCTGGCCCTGGTGGGGGGCAGCCTGCCCTTCGTCCATGATCTGGACGCAATGCCGGCCTGGGTCCTGTCGGTGATTGCCGTCACGGCGCTGGTGCTGGACGGGGTGGATGGTTGGCTGGCGCGCCGGCAGGGCTTGTGCAGCCCCTATGGCGCCCGGTTCGACATGGAAATGGATACGGTCGCCATTCTCTATCTCTGCCTGCTGCTCTGGCTGTCAGGCGAGGTGGGGGAATGGGTGCTGCTGGCGGGGCTGCTACGGCCCCTGTTCGTGGTGGCGGGACGGGTCTGGCCCTGGCTGGACAATCCCCTGCCCTTCAGCCAGCGGCGACGTCTGATCTGCATGGTGCAGGTGGGCGTATTGGCCGTCTGTGCCACGCCGCTGCTGGGGCCGCCGCTGACCGGCGTTGCGGTTGGCGCAGCCCTTGCGCTTTTGCTTTTCTCTTTTACCGTCGATACGGTTTGGCTGCACAGCCACCGTCATGACGGTGGTGGGACGAATAATGGATAG
- the prmC gene encoding peptide chain release factor N(5)-glutamine methyltransferase — protein MTDLSILLRDAEQRLTALGVEEARLDLLYLAERAFGIPVSRLRRPDGLMGTAEQVAAFNALVERRAAREPVQRILGDWEFWGLTLTLGPETLIPRPDTETLVEAVLKSCPDRGRAWRILDLGTGTGAILLALLSEYRHAFGVGVDLSPDAAMVARGNAVSLGLSGRAAFVAGSWVDALGGPFDIIVSNPPYIPDGDIAGLAPEVARFEPWRALAGGADGLDPYRHLVRVLPLLLSPGGLLGFEHGADQGPAVADLMRGAGFAGVVTVRDLGDRDRVTMGRGSGRD, from the coding sequence ATGACCGATCTGTCCATCCTGCTGCGCGATGCCGAACAGCGCCTGACGGCGCTGGGCGTGGAAGAGGCGCGGCTGGACCTGCTCTATCTGGCCGAACGAGCCTTTGGCATTCCCGTTTCCCGCCTGCGCCGGCCCGACGGGCTGATGGGCACGGCGGAACAGGTGGCGGCGTTCAACGCGCTGGTGGAACGCCGCGCTGCGCGCGAGCCGGTGCAGCGCATCCTGGGCGATTGGGAGTTCTGGGGCCTGACCCTGACGCTGGGTCCGGAAACCCTGATCCCCCGACCCGACACGGAAACGCTTGTGGAAGCGGTGCTGAAATCCTGTCCCGACCGGGGGCGGGCCTGGCGGATTCTGGATTTGGGCACCGGGACCGGGGCCATTCTGCTGGCGCTGCTGTCGGAATATCGACATGCGTTCGGGGTGGGGGTCGATCTGTCGCCCGACGCGGCGATGGTGGCACGAGGGAACGCGGTGTCGCTGGGCCTGTCGGGGCGGGCGGCGTTTGTGGCGGGGTCCTGGGTGGATGCGCTGGGTGGGCCGTTCGACATTATTGTCTCCAACCCGCCCTATATCCCCGATGGCGATATCGCGGGGCTGGCGCCGGAGGTGGCGCGGTTTGAGCCGTGGCGGGCGCTGGCCGGCGGGGCGGATGGCCTGGACCCCTATCGCCATCTGGTGCGCGTGCTGCCGCTGCTGCTGTCGCCTGGCGGGCTGCTGGGGTTTGAACATGGGGCCGATCAGGGGCCGGCGGTGGCCGACCTGATGCGCGGGGCCGGATTTGCGGGGGTGGTCACTGTGCGCGATCTGGGCGACCGCGACCGGGTGACCATGGGTCGGGGTTCTGGCCGCGATTGA
- a CDS encoding VOC family protein produces the protein MFSHVILGANDIEVSKAFYDATLATLGIAPGYYDPKGRVFYRTPTGVLGITKPLNGEPATGANGGTIGFGAKSPEEVDAWHAAGIANGGTPCEDPPGLRTMGEMQLYLAYLRDPAGNKLCGLHRVPA, from the coding sequence ATGTTCAGCCATGTCATTCTCGGTGCCAATGATATCGAGGTATCGAAGGCTTTCTATGATGCGACCCTGGCGACGCTGGGCATAGCACCCGGCTATTACGATCCCAAGGGCCGCGTCTTTTATCGCACGCCCACGGGTGTGCTCGGCATTACCAAGCCCCTCAATGGCGAGCCGGCCACCGGTGCCAATGGCGGCACCATCGGGTTTGGCGCCAAGTCGCCCGAAGAGGTGGATGCCTGGCACGCCGCCGGCATCGCCAATGGCGGCACCCCCTGCGAGGACCCGCCGGGCCTGCGCACCATGGGTGAGATGCAGCTGTACCTGGCCTATCTGCGCGACCCGGCGGGCAACAAGCTGTGCGGCCTGCACCGCGTTCCGGCCTGA
- a CDS encoding PilZ domain-containing protein — MTASVQTSHSPARPIAALPPLRRWLTRLFRRRPQTYPPLADVSAMVNEQVLAVTEVNSAGMCVVGYRGLLNPQDRFSFVLTLGDVDIAGDAVVAWRRHGGLGVAFYDLSGAERERLGGWLAGRGD; from the coding sequence ATGACTGCCAGCGTCCAAACCAGCCACAGCCCGGCCCGCCCCATCGCGGCATTGCCGCCGCTGCGCCGCTGGCTGACCCGGCTGTTCCGCCGCCGGCCCCAGACCTATCCGCCGCTGGCGGATGTCTCGGCAATGGTGAATGAACAGGTGTTGGCCGTGACGGAGGTCAACAGTGCGGGAATGTGCGTTGTGGGCTATCGCGGCCTGTTGAACCCGCAGGACCGGTTCAGCTTTGTCCTGACCCTGGGCGATGTCGACATTGCCGGCGACGCAGTGGTGGCTTGGCGCCGGCATGGTGGGCTGGGTGTCGCGTTCTACGACCTGTCGGGGGCGGAGCGGGAACGGCTGGGCGGGTGGTTGGCGGGGCGGGGGGATTAA
- a CDS encoding lysine--tRNA ligase yields the protein MSSEQELALGAKAWPFEEARKLVARLGGKAPPKGYVLFETGYGPSGLPHIGTFGEVARTTMVRRAFERLLPGVPTRLFAFSDDMDGLRKVPDNVPNRELLAQHLGKPLTKVPDPFGKFESFGHHNNAMLRDFLDRFGFQYEFQSATDWYTSGRFDAALLAVLRHYDEVMAVMLPTLGAERQATYSPFLPVSPSTGRVLQVPLLERNVDAGTIVYEDEDGKKVETPVTGGAVKLQWKPDWAMRWLALGVDYEMAGKDLIPSVELAGKIVKILGGTPPDGFNYELFLDEKGQKISKSKGNGLTMEEWLRYAPPESLALYMFNKPRAAKKLYFDVIPRAVDEYLTFVEKFDALEAAQKLENPVHHIHNGVVPNEVKGTAGLTFGLLLNLAGAANAESADVMWGFIRRYAPGASPETAPFLDKLVGYAVTYYQDFVKPTKQYRAPSEQERAAITELRAVLAEIATDTPADQLQNQVFEVGKKHGFTELRTWFQALYEVLLGQTTGPRMGSFIALYGVKETVAMIDAALDR from the coding sequence ATGAGCAGCGAACAGGAACTGGCGCTTGGGGCGAAGGCTTGGCCGTTTGAGGAGGCGCGCAAGCTGGTGGCGCGTCTTGGTGGCAAAGCCCCGCCCAAAGGCTATGTCCTGTTTGAAACCGGCTATGGCCCGTCGGGCCTGCCGCATATCGGTACCTTTGGCGAGGTGGCGCGTACCACCATGGTGCGCCGGGCCTTTGAACGGCTGCTGCCGGGCGTGCCCACGCGCCTGTTCGCCTTTTCCGACGATATGGATGGGCTGCGCAAGGTTCCCGACAATGTGCCCAACCGCGAGCTTCTGGCCCAGCATCTGGGCAAGCCGCTGACCAAGGTGCCCGACCCGTTCGGCAAGTTCGAGAGCTTCGGCCATCATAACAACGCCATGCTGCGGGATTTCCTGGATCGTTTCGGCTTCCAGTATGAATTCCAGTCGGCCACGGACTGGTACACGTCCGGTCGTTTCGATGCCGCATTGCTGGCCGTCCTGCGCCATTACGACGAGGTGATGGCCGTGATGCTGCCCACCTTGGGGGCCGAGCGTCAGGCGACCTACAGCCCCTTCCTGCCCGTCAGCCCGTCCACGGGCCGCGTGCTGCAGGTGCCGTTGCTGGAACGCAATGTCGATGCCGGCACCATCGTCTATGAGGATGAGGACGGGAAGAAGGTGGAGACGCCCGTCACCGGCGGGGCCGTCAAGCTGCAATGGAAGCCCGACTGGGCCATGCGCTGGCTGGCGCTGGGTGTTGATTATGAAATGGCCGGCAAGGACCTGATCCCCTCGGTCGAGCTGGCCGGCAAGATCGTGAAGATCCTGGGCGGCACCCCGCCCGACGGCTTTAACTATGAACTGTTCCTGGACGAGAAGGGGCAGAAGATTTCCAAGTCGAAGGGCAATGGCCTGACGATGGAAGAATGGCTGCGCTATGCCCCGCCGGAAAGTCTGGCGCTCTATATGTTCAACAAGCCGCGCGCGGCCAAGAAGCTGTATTTCGATGTGATCCCGCGCGCCGTCGATGAATATCTGACGTTTGTGGAGAAGTTCGACGCGCTGGAAGCGGCCCAAAAGCTGGAGAACCCTGTCCACCACATCCATAATGGCGTGGTCCCGAACGAGGTGAAGGGCACCGCCGGCCTGACCTTCGGCCTGCTGCTGAACCTCGCCGGTGCCGCGAACGCCGAAAGTGCCGATGTGATGTGGGGCTTCATCCGCCGCTATGCGCCGGGTGCCAGCCCTGAGACGGCCCCCTTCCTGGACAAGCTGGTCGGTTACGCCGTTACCTATTACCAGGATTTCGTGAAGCCCACGAAACAGTACCGCGCGCCCAGCGAGCAGGAGCGGGCGGCCATCACCGAGCTGCGCGCCGTGCTGGCCGAGATCGCCACCGACACGCCCGCCGACCAGTTGCAGAATCAGGTGTTCGAGGTCGGCAAGAAGCATGGCTTCACCGAACTGCGCACCTGGTTCCAGGCGCTGTACGAGGTGCTGCTGGGCCAGACCACCGGCCCGCGCATGGGCAGCTTCATCGCGCTCTACGGCGTGAAGGAGACGGTGGCGATGATCGACGCGGCGCTGGATCGGTAA
- a CDS encoding ABCB family ABC transporter ATP-binding protein/permease, producing the protein MRRHDRPTGNHDPSQRPKRLTDGQVLRQLLPYLWPAGQTGIKVRVVTALLFLAAAKAANVSVPIWYKGAVDALTAGGNLAASPAVAIPVGFILAYGLARVLSLAFGELRDAIFERVSQRAMRVAALNVFRHLHALSLRFHLERQTGGLSRVVERGTKAIDSLLGTSLFNVLPTLLEILLVTGILWHLFDIRFAAVTFATVAGYIWYTITVTNWRTRIRRDMLDADTRASAKAIDSLLNYETVKYFGNEGFEASRYDKALRAYEDAAVRTQSSLSLLNVGQGIIIAAGVVSVMWMAAGGIISGELTIGDFVLVNTYLLQLYQPLNIFGFVYRGIKEALNEMERMFELLAVNREVEDAPDARPLTAKGGEIRFEGVDFAYDSRRPILKGLDFTVPAGHTVAVVGPTGAGKSTLSRLLYRFYDVTGGAVLIDGQDVRAVTQDSLRAAIGIVPQDTVLFNDTIRYNIAYGRPGATQADLDRVAEAAQIGDFINSLPDGWDTLVGERGLKLSGGEKQRVAIARTLLKNPPILILDEATSALDTHTEREIQAALGLAARGRTTLVIAHRLSTVVDADEIIVLEAGRIAERGSHAALLAQDGAYAALWAKQQEGVAV; encoded by the coding sequence ATGCGCCGTCACGATCGCCCCACCGGCAACCACGATCCGTCACAGCGGCCAAAGCGCCTGACCGACGGGCAGGTGCTGCGTCAGTTGCTGCCCTATCTCTGGCCCGCGGGGCAGACAGGGATCAAGGTGCGGGTCGTGACGGCCCTGCTGTTCCTGGCGGCGGCCAAGGCAGCCAATGTGTCCGTCCCCATCTGGTACAAGGGCGCGGTCGATGCCCTGACGGCGGGCGGTAATCTGGCGGCCAGCCCGGCGGTGGCGATCCCGGTCGGCTTCATCCTGGCCTATGGTCTGGCCCGTGTGTTGAGCTTGGCGTTCGGCGAATTGCGCGACGCCATCTTTGAACGGGTTAGCCAGCGGGCCATGCGGGTGGCCGCGCTCAATGTTTTCCGGCATCTGCATGCCCTGTCCCTACGCTTCCATCTGGAGCGGCAGACGGGGGGCCTCAGCCGGGTGGTGGAGCGCGGAACCAAGGCCATCGACAGCCTGCTGGGAACATCGCTGTTCAACGTGCTGCCCACCCTGCTGGAAATCCTGCTGGTGACCGGCATCCTCTGGCACCTGTTCGACATCCGCTTTGCCGCCGTCACCTTTGCTACCGTCGCCGGCTATATCTGGTACACGATCACCGTCACCAACTGGCGCACGCGCATCCGCCGCGACATGCTGGATGCCGATACCCGGGCCAGCGCCAAGGCCATCGACAGCCTGCTGAATTACGAGACGGTGAAGTATTTCGGCAATGAAGGGTTTGAGGCCAGCCGCTACGACAAGGCCCTGCGCGCCTATGAGGATGCGGCCGTCCGCACCCAATCCTCCCTGTCGCTGCTCAATGTCGGCCAGGGGATCATCATCGCCGCCGGCGTGGTCAGTGTCATGTGGATGGCAGCCGGCGGCATCATCAGCGGCGAACTGACCATCGGCGATTTCGTGCTGGTGAACACCTACCTGCTACAGCTTTACCAGCCCTTGAACATTTTCGGCTTCGTCTATCGCGGTATCAAGGAAGCCTTGAACGAGATGGAGCGGATGTTCGAACTGCTGGCCGTGAACCGGGAGGTGGAGGACGCGCCTGATGCCCGGCCGCTGACGGCCAAGGGTGGGGAAATCCGCTTCGAGGGCGTGGATTTCGCCTATGACAGCCGCCGGCCCATCCTGAAGGGCCTGGATTTCACGGTGCCGGCGGGCCACACGGTGGCGGTCGTCGGGCCGACAGGGGCCGGGAAATCCACCCTGTCCCGCCTGCTCTACCGGTTCTACGACGTCACGGGCGGAGCCGTGTTGATCGACGGGCAGGATGTGCGGGCGGTGACGCAGGACAGTCTGCGCGCCGCCATCGGCATCGTCCCGCAGGACACGGTACTGTTCAACGACACGATCCGCTACAACATCGCCTATGGCCGCCCCGGCGCCACCCAGGCCGATTTGGACCGCGTGGCAGAAGCCGCTCAGATCGGTGATTTCATCAATTCCCTGCCCGATGGCTGGGACACTTTGGTGGGCGAACGCGGGTTGAAACTGTCGGGCGGGGAAAAGCAGCGCGTGGCCATCGCCCGCACCCTGCTGAAAAACCCGCCCATCCTGATCCTGGACGAGGCAACATCGGCCCTGGACACCCACACCGAACGTGAAATCCAGGCGGCCTTGGGCTTGGCCGCGCGCGGCCGCACCACGCTGGTCATTGCCCACCGCCTGTCCACGGTCGTGGACGCGGACGAGATCATTGTGCTGGAGGCAGGCCGCATTGCGGAGCGCGGCAGCCACGCGGCCCTTCTGGCCCAGGACGGGGCCTATGCAGCCCTGTGGGCAAAGCAGCAAGAGGGGGTGGCGGTTTAA
- a CDS encoding sterol desaturase family protein, producing the protein MAQTKSALDQALEDWILSWASLLTAPESVLWWPGLAVGLVGAVWFGRDRALWGRAADYWRELPVDAGCFIANSALPFLLSPLLFALSLIASQGAAAFVGALLGVGAIGAPEWPLLLLAALAAFVAGDFALYWTHRLFHAVPWLWQSHKLHHAPPVLTPLTAFRFWPWEQVVHLSGNMIGQGLGLGLVAGLAGAEVPALTVLGVNIFMLAWGLAFAHLRHSPVPMPFPRALSGWLISPHMHQLHHSSADQHRDRNFGTALALWDRMFGTYALPEKGERFRFGVDEAHDRDVGIILAVLDRLLGMDAPSEKGEQFRVDEAGWYISDEALQHVTDMWSRLWRSVGPAALCFFAFCVISYLLSVAVGSYRSIEQLHYVLVVLFALAGAGLARPPFGVAGNMIVRLTLLALGLAANFVAGAFIYLVRYGP; encoded by the coding sequence ATGGCGCAGACGAAGTCGGCCTTGGATCAGGCTCTTGAGGACTGGATTTTATCCTGGGCCAGCCTGCTGACGGCACCGGAATCGGTGCTGTGGTGGCCGGGTCTGGCCGTCGGGCTGGTCGGGGCCGTCTGGTTCGGGCGTGACCGCGCGCTGTGGGGTCGGGCCGCGGATTACTGGCGTGAACTGCCCGTTGATGCGGGCTGCTTCATCGCCAATTCGGCCCTGCCATTTCTGCTGTCACCCTTGCTGTTCGCCCTGTCGCTGATCGCCAGCCAGGGGGCGGCGGCCTTTGTCGGGGCGCTGCTGGGTGTCGGTGCGATAGGGGCGCCGGAATGGCCGCTGCTGCTGCTGGCCGCCCTTGCCGCCTTTGTGGCCGGCGATTTCGCGCTCTACTGGACCCACAGGCTGTTCCATGCGGTGCCTTGGCTGTGGCAGAGCCATAAGCTGCACCACGCCCCACCCGTCCTGACTCCGCTGACCGCCTTTCGCTTCTGGCCGTGGGAGCAGGTGGTGCATCTGTCGGGCAATATGATCGGGCAGGGATTGGGGCTGGGATTGGTGGCGGGGCTGGCGGGGGCGGAGGTGCCGGCCCTGACCGTGCTGGGCGTCAATATCTTCATGCTGGCCTGGGGCCTGGCCTTCGCGCATCTTCGGCACAGCCCCGTGCCCATGCCGTTTCCGCGCGCCCTGTCGGGATGGCTGATCTCCCCTCATATGCATCAGCTTCACCATTCCAGCGCAGACCAGCACCGCGACCGGAATTTCGGCACGGCACTGGCCCTCTGGGATCGGATGTTCGGGACCTATGCGCTGCCGGAAAAGGGGGAGCGGTTCCGGTTCGGGGTCGACGAGGCACACGACCGTGACGTCGGCATCATCCTGGCAGTCTTGGACCGGTTGTTAGGGATGGATGCACCGTCGGAAAAAGGGGAGCAGTTTCGGGTGGATGAGGCGGGCTGGTACATATCAGACGAGGCCTTGCAGCACGTGACGGACATGTGGTCACGGTTGTGGCGCTCGGTCGGGCCGGCTGCGCTCTGCTTTTTCGCATTCTGCGTTATCAGCTATCTGCTGAGTGTGGCGGTAGGCAGCTATCGATCCATCGAACAACTGCATTATGTGCTGGTCGTGCTGTTTGCCCTTGCCGGTGCCGGGCTGGCCCGCCCGCCGTTCGGTGTTGCCGGCAACATGATTGTCAGGCTGACCCTGCTGGCCCTTGGTTTGGCCGCCAATTTTGTTGCTGGCGCTTTTATATATCTGGTCAGGTATGGGCCCTGA
- a CDS encoding Lrp/AsnC family transcriptional regulator, producing the protein MQASPKPLDGLDWRILDQLQRDGSATAAEVAEKVGLSQSPCWRRIQRLEEDGIIKRRVALLDRKAIGLNVLIFSHVKLEAHSGDLLTDFREAIRRIAEVQECFVLMGQVDFMLRIVTKDIEAYEALFFEKLSKLPGVREINSMIAVSTVKETTELPLPGLAG; encoded by the coding sequence ATGCAAGCATCGCCAAAGCCGCTGGACGGTCTCGACTGGCGCATCCTGGATCAGTTGCAGCGCGACGGGTCCGCCACGGCGGCCGAGGTGGCTGAGAAGGTCGGCTTGAGCCAGAGCCCCTGCTGGCGCCGCATTCAGCGGCTGGAGGAGGATGGGATCATCAAGCGGCGCGTGGCCCTGCTGGACCGCAAGGCCATTGGCCTGAACGTGCTGATCTTCAGCCATGTGAAGCTGGAGGCGCATAGCGGCGACCTGCTGACCGATTTCCGCGAGGCCATCCGTCGCATTGCCGAGGTTCAGGAATGTTTCGTGCTGATGGGACAGGTCGATTTCATGCTGCGCATCGTGACCAAGGATATCGAGGCCTATGAGGCGCTGTTCTTTGAGAAACTGTCAAAGCTGCCGGGCGTGCGCGAAATCAACAGCATGATCGCGGTATCTACCGTCAAGGAAACCACGGAACTGCCCTTGCCCGGTCTGGCGGGGTGA
- the meaB gene encoding methylmalonyl Co-A mutase-associated GTPase MeaB, whose protein sequence is MPIADLAARVRTGDRRALAQAITLVESTRPDHREQAEALLAALLPHTGKGVRIGISGVPGVGKSTFIEAFGLHVIGQGHKVAVLAIDPTSQRTGGSILGDKTRMEMLSRDISAFIRPSPAGTTLGGVARRTREAMLLVEAAGFDVVIVETVGVGQSETAVADMVDLFLLLLPPAGGDELQGIKKGIVELADMIVVNKADGDLANAARHAVAEYRHALSLLRPANANWRVPILSCSALNNLGIDSIWDGIGQYRRILGDDGSIAKRRAEQAQAWMWNEIRESLITAFQADPAVRAELSGLERAAADSSVTPGAAARRLLDLFRHR, encoded by the coding sequence ATGCCCATCGCCGACCTTGCCGCGCGTGTCCGCACCGGTGACCGGCGTGCCCTGGCACAGGCCATCACCCTGGTGGAAAGCACCCGGCCCGACCACCGCGAACAGGCCGAAGCATTACTGGCGGCCCTGCTGCCCCATACCGGCAAGGGCGTGCGTATCGGCATTTCCGGGGTGCCCGGTGTCGGCAAATCCACCTTTATTGAGGCGTTTGGCCTGCATGTCATCGGCCAGGGGCACAAGGTCGCCGTGCTGGCCATCGACCCGACCAGCCAGCGGACCGGCGGCTCCATCCTGGGCGACAAGACCCGCATGGAGATGCTGTCGCGCGACATCAGCGCCTTCATCCGCCCGTCCCCCGCCGGCACCACCCTGGGCGGGGTGGCACGGCGCACGCGCGAGGCCATGCTGCTGGTAGAGGCTGCCGGCTTTGACGTGGTGATCGTGGAGACAGTGGGGGTGGGGCAGTCGGAAACGGCGGTGGCCGACATGGTCGACCTGTTCCTGCTGCTGCTGCCGCCGGCGGGCGGGGATGAATTGCAGGGCATCAAGAAGGGCATTGTCGAACTGGCCGACATGATCGTCGTGAACAAGGCCGATGGCGATCTGGCCAATGCCGCCCGCCATGCCGTGGCCGAATATCGCCACGCCCTGTCGCTGCTGCGGCCTGCCAACGCCAACTGGCGGGTGCCGATCCTGTCCTGTTCGGCGCTGAACAATCTGGGCATCGACAGCATCTGGGACGGGATCGGGCAGTATCGGCGCATCTTGGGCGATGACGGGTCCATCGCAAAGCGGCGGGCCGAACAGGCACAGGCATGGATGTGGAATGAAATCCGCGAAAGCCTGATCACGGCTTTCCAGGCCGACCCGGCGGTGCGCGCCGAACTGTCGGGCCTGGAACGCGCTGCCGCCGACAGCAGCGTCACGCCGGGGGCGGCGGCGCGCCGGTTGCTGGACCTGTTCCGGCATCGCTAA